Proteins encoded by one window of Tunturibacter psychrotolerans:
- a CDS encoding VWA domain-containing protein — protein sequence MRSVLLCMAMGACCCMYGQDVVPAQADAQSTIHVSAKLVVLDAEVENKKTGNLIGTLKSDDFVLSEDGIPQQITYFSHDQLPLSVVFLFDLTETVRPALASLAGGAREVLGHLKPQDEVAVMAFSSHAELLQGFTTDRSLAADAIGKASNMKTGDGTFIHESMYEAVDEAMKSTTPGSRKVLVWLTDGTANQENSRTRKIMGKEAPAYLHTKEEATASLLRSGVVVSALIDRTAETDAVMVAFFFVAHMGDIRKYADQTGGPVLNTSKKEVADRLAELIDQLRGRYTLGYKPTNVKPDGTFCKLELRLKPDAYAELPDKQDVVVRTKTGYFR from the coding sequence GTGCGCTCAGTTTTGCTTTGTATGGCGATGGGAGCCTGCTGTTGCATGTATGGACAGGATGTGGTGCCGGCTCAGGCGGATGCTCAATCCACAATTCACGTCTCGGCTAAGTTGGTTGTGCTCGATGCTGAGGTTGAAAACAAGAAGACGGGGAATCTGATTGGAACACTGAAGTCTGACGATTTTGTGCTGTCGGAAGATGGAATTCCGCAGCAGATTACTTACTTCAGTCATGATCAACTGCCGCTGTCGGTGGTCTTTCTGTTTGACCTGACTGAGACGGTGCGTCCGGCCCTTGCGTCGCTTGCTGGGGGTGCGCGTGAGGTGCTGGGTCATCTGAAACCGCAGGATGAGGTGGCGGTGATGGCCTTCTCTTCGCATGCGGAGCTGCTGCAGGGTTTCACTACTGACCGTTCGCTTGCCGCGGATGCGATTGGAAAAGCTTCGAATATGAAGACCGGCGACGGCACGTTTATTCACGAGAGTATGTATGAAGCCGTGGACGAGGCGATGAAGTCGACTACCCCGGGAAGCAGAAAGGTGTTGGTGTGGCTCACGGACGGAACCGCAAATCAGGAAAATTCGCGGACGCGAAAGATCATGGGGAAGGAGGCTCCGGCGTATTTGCATACGAAGGAAGAGGCAACGGCGAGCCTGCTGCGGTCGGGGGTGGTGGTCTCGGCGTTGATCGACCGCACTGCGGAGACGGATGCTGTGATGGTTGCTTTTTTCTTTGTCGCGCATATGGGGGACATCCGCAAGTATGCGGATCAGACGGGAGGGCCAGTTCTGAATACGAGCAAGAAGGAAGTTGCGGACCGGCTCGCCGAGTTGATCGATCAGCTTCGGGGACGGTACACGCTGGGATACAAGCCTACGAACGTGAAGCCGGATGGGACGTTTTGCAAATTGGAGCTCCGGCTTAAGCCGGATGCTTACGCGGAGCTGCCTGACAAGCAGGACGTTGTTGTGCGCACGAAGACTGGCTACTTTCGATAG
- a CDS encoding carboxymuconolactone decarboxylase family protein, giving the protein MKARMEPHKASPAAYQAMMGLEMFVSKSSKLEPSLLELVKMRASQINGCAYCLDMHSKDARAKGESEQRLYALNAWRETPFFTDREQAALAWAEAVTLVSVDHVPDAVYEHAKQHFSEEELVNLTMAVIAINGWNRIAISFRMVPGEYQPVVRKTENK; this is encoded by the coding sequence ATGAAAGCAAGAATGGAACCTCACAAGGCTTCTCCGGCGGCGTATCAGGCGATGATGGGTCTGGAGATGTTTGTTAGTAAGTCGTCGAAGCTGGAGCCGTCGCTGCTGGAACTGGTAAAGATGCGGGCGTCGCAGATCAATGGGTGTGCATATTGTTTGGATATGCACTCGAAAGATGCGCGTGCGAAGGGAGAGAGCGAGCAGCGGCTTTATGCGTTGAACGCGTGGCGGGAGACGCCCTTCTTCACGGATCGCGAGCAGGCGGCTCTGGCGTGGGCTGAGGCGGTGACTCTGGTGAGTGTGGATCATGTTCCGGACGCAGTGTATGAGCATGCGAAGCAGCACTTTTCGGAGGAGGAGCTGGTGAATCTGACGATGGCTGTGATCGCGATCAATGGATGGAACCGGATTGCGATCTCATTTCGTATGGTGCCGGGTGAGTACCAGCCGGTGGTGCGCAAGACAGAGAATAAGTGA
- a CDS encoding PLP-dependent aminotransferase family protein, with the protein MPKTDTFQDLSLNPPPNNQDLWRWLYTELRAAILDGRLKSGTRLPSTRSLADQYQLSRGTVVTAFDQLQAEGYTSTEVGSGTYVTLGLPDRAMKAIPTRNTPNLPPSRAKVSKRTRAMLKDVHVLPTSHSIGKAFRSFEPAIDLFPTELWARVAARVLRHAPRSLYGHGSATGYQPLRRVIAEYIGSSRGVHCTAEQIVVTSGAQQALDLISRLLLDPGDQVWMEDPGYSGAWQTLRAAGARIVPVPIDSEGLNVTAARKLAPQAKIVYCTPANQFPLGITMSAERRVELLHWASTAGAWIIEDEYDAEYRYFGRPVAALQSLDQSGSVIYVGTFTKMLFNALRIGFLVLPPRLVEIFEAARTFVDRHPPTLDQAILAEFISEGHFHQHVRKMRQTYAERMSVLKESALAHLSDQLDVVDAAAGMRTIAWLKTQKTSISDKTAAQRATKLGLEVLPLSTFALKHTTKPALILGFAGCNPAELRRGISVLATALRTSTN; encoded by the coding sequence ATGCCCAAGACCGACACCTTTCAAGACCTCTCCCTCAACCCTCCACCAAACAACCAGGACCTCTGGCGCTGGCTCTACACCGAACTTCGCGCGGCCATCCTCGACGGCCGTCTCAAATCAGGCACCCGCCTCCCCTCAACCAGAAGCCTCGCCGACCAATATCAACTCTCGCGTGGCACCGTAGTCACAGCCTTCGATCAGCTTCAAGCCGAAGGCTACACCTCTACCGAAGTCGGCTCCGGAACCTACGTCACCCTCGGCCTCCCCGACCGCGCAATGAAAGCAATCCCCACCCGCAACACGCCCAACCTACCGCCCTCCAGAGCCAAAGTCTCCAAACGCACCCGCGCCATGCTCAAGGACGTACATGTCCTTCCCACATCGCACTCCATCGGCAAAGCCTTCCGCTCCTTCGAACCCGCAATCGATCTCTTCCCCACTGAACTCTGGGCACGCGTCGCCGCCCGAGTCCTTCGCCACGCGCCGCGCTCCCTCTACGGCCACGGAAGCGCCACCGGATATCAACCCCTCCGCCGCGTCATCGCCGAATACATCGGTTCCTCCCGCGGCGTCCACTGCACAGCCGAGCAGATCGTCGTCACCTCCGGCGCCCAGCAGGCCCTCGACCTCATCAGCCGCCTCCTTCTCGACCCCGGCGACCAGGTTTGGATGGAAGACCCCGGCTACTCCGGCGCATGGCAGACTCTCCGTGCCGCTGGCGCGAGAATCGTCCCCGTCCCTATAGACAGCGAAGGCCTCAACGTCACCGCGGCCCGCAAACTCGCTCCACAAGCGAAGATCGTCTACTGCACCCCAGCAAACCAATTCCCCTTGGGCATCACCATGTCGGCCGAGCGTCGCGTCGAACTGCTCCACTGGGCCTCCACCGCCGGCGCCTGGATCATCGAAGACGAATACGACGCCGAGTACCGCTACTTCGGCCGCCCCGTCGCAGCCCTTCAAAGCCTCGACCAATCCGGCTCCGTCATCTACGTCGGCACTTTCACCAAGATGCTCTTCAACGCACTTCGCATAGGCTTCCTCGTCCTGCCCCCACGCCTCGTCGAGATCTTCGAAGCAGCAAGAACTTTCGTAGACCGCCATCCCCCCACACTCGACCAAGCCATCCTCGCCGAGTTCATCTCCGAAGGCCACTTCCACCAGCACGTCCGCAAGATGCGCCAAACCTACGCCGAACGCATGTCGGTGCTAAAAGAATCCGCCCTCGCTCACCTCTCTGACCAACTCGACGTGGTAGACGCAGCCGCAGGCATGCGAACCATAGCGTGGCTGAAGACCCAAAAGACTAGCATCTCCGACAAAACCGCCGCCCAGCGAGCCACCAAACTCGGCCTCGAAGTTCTCCCCCTCTCAACCTTCGCCCTAAAACACACCACAAAACCCGCACTCATCCTGGGCTTCGCAGGCTGCAA